The following proteins come from a genomic window of Trifolium pratense cultivar HEN17-A07 linkage group LG4, ARS_RC_1.1, whole genome shotgun sequence:
- the LOC123924117 gene encoding U-box domain-containing protein 1 — protein sequence MNDPRSKMMISPGLLPNESLLDSLVLITNEVSSIEKFPLVQIKNVSSMIRRIKLLSSLFEEIQESDTPLPPSSILCFTEIFSVITRVQILIQELKDGSSLWSLLQLEFISNQFFVLVKEFGRAFDILPLNLLNITYDIKEQIELVHKQAKRVELFIDPREVQRREKLLEVMSKNCLKNNKNNKGFIDFLKVEEIMSSIGLITLSDYVEEISKLEVEAQNQAGTGGLIVVSNINNLILLVSYTKSMVFRNGEKSDGEYSDESKSSLSMILYNKSKIYDNDSSSSSSFSQSMMSSTINIPDEFRCPISLDLMRDPVIVSSGHTYDRISIAEWINSGHHTCPKSGQRLIHTALIPNYALKSLVHQWCYENNVSVNEPKGNNNSGSSSKRHKNENAIDHISANKASKDAVKMTAEFLVGKLATGSTDIQRQSAYEIRLLAKTGMANRQIIAEVGAIPFLVTLLVSKDSRIQEHVVTALFNLSIYDNNKILIMAAGAVDNIVEVLESGKTMEARENAAAAIYSLSMLDDCKVQIGTSSKAIPALVLLLKEGTPIGKRDAAIALFNLAVYNPNKLSIVKSGAVTLLVELLMDDKAGITDDSLAVLAVLLGCSQGLEEIKNCKSLVPILIDLLRFGSVKGKENSITVLLGLCKEEGELVARKLLANPRSIPSLQSLAADGSLRARRKADALLRLLNRDCMELEVVGLLWQVFLQLVVFQY from the exons ATGAATGATCCTAGATCAAAAATGATGATTTCTCCTGGATTATTACCAAATGAATCATTACTAGATTCATTGGTTTTAATAACCAATGAAGTTAGTTCAATTGAAAAATTTCCATTAGtacaaattaaaaatgtatcaTCTATGATAAGAAGGATTAAGCTTCTTTCATCTTTGTTTGAAGAGATTCAAGAATCAGATACACCACTTCCACCTTCATCAATTCTTTGTTTTACAGAAATATTTTCTGTGATTACAAGAGTGCAGATTTTGATTCAAGAGTTGAAAGATGGAAGTTCTCTTTGGAGTTTATTACAATTAGAGTTCATTTCTAATCAATTTTTTGTGCTTGTAAAAGAATTTGGAAGAGCTTTTGATATTCTTCCTTTGAATTTGCTTAATATAACTTATGATATTAAGGAGCAAATTGAGCTTGTGCATAAACAAGCTAAGAGAGTTGAATTGTTCATTGATCCTAGGGAAGTTCAAAGAAGAGAAAAGCTTTTAGAAGTAATGTCgaaaaattgtttgaaaaataataagaacaaTAAAGGGTTTATTGATTTTTTGAAAGTTGAAGAAATTATGAGTAGCATTGGTTTGATAACTTTATCGGATTATGTCGAAGAAATATCGAAGTTAGAAGTTGAAGCTCAGAATCAAGCAGGCACAGGTGGACTTATTGTCGTCTCAAATATAAACAATCTCATTTTGCTCGTTTCGTATACCAAATCAATGGTATTCCGAAACGGAGAAAAAAGTGATGGCGAATATTCGGATGAGAGTAAGTCATCATTATCTATGATTTTATAcaacaaaagtaaaatatatgataatgatagttcttcttcatcttctttttctCAATCCATGATGTCGTCGACAATTAATATTCCAGACGAATTCCGTTGTCCGATTTCGCTAGACCTAATGAGGGATCCTGTGATTGTTTCATCAGGACATACTTATGACCGAATTTCGATTGCAGAATGGATAAATTCTGGTCACCATACTTGTCCTAAAAGTGGCCAAAGACTAATTCATACTGCATTGATACCAAACTATGCATTGAAGAGCCTTGTTCATCAATGGTGCTACGAAAACAACGTCTCGGTGAACGAACCAAAGGGAAACAACAACAGTGGCAGTAGCAGCAAAAGGCACAAGAATGAGAATGCAATTGATCATATCTCAGCAAACAAAGCATCAAAAGATGCTGTCAAAATGACAGCAGAGTTTCTTGTTGGAAAATTAGCAACCGGTTCAACCGATATCCAAAGACAATCCGCATACGAGATTCGTCTGCTCGCGAAAACCGGTATGGCCAACCGACAAATCATAGCCGAGGTAGGCGCTATTCCGTTTCTAGTAACACTTTTAGTATCCAAAGATTCAAGAATCCAAGAACACGTCGTAACCGCCTTGTTCAACCTATCGATCTACGACAACAATAAGATTCTAATCATGGCCGCCGGAGCGGTCGACAACATAGTCGAAGTACTCGAATCGGGAAAAACAATGGAAGCAAGAGAAAATGCTGCAGCAGCAATATATAGCTTATCAATGTTAGATGATTGTAAAGTGCAAATTGGAACAAGTTCAAAAGCAATACCTGCATTAGTGTTACTTTTAAAAGAAGGTACACCAATTGGTAAAAGAGATGCTGCTATTGCATTGTTTAATCTTGCAGTTTATAATCCTAATAAGTTAAGTATTGTTAAAAGTGGAGCAGTTACTTTACTTGTTGAGTTGTTGATGGATGATAAAGCCGGTATAACCGACGATTCATTGGCGGTGTTGGCCGTGTTATTAGGTTGTTCACAAGGGTTAGAAgagataaaaaattgtaaaagttTGGTGCCTATTCTTATTGATCTTTTGAGATTTGGTTCGGTTAAAGGGAAGGAAAATTCGATAACCGTTTTACTCGGATTGTGTAAAGAAGAAGGAGAATTGGTTGCAAGGAAATTGTTGGCAAATCCAAGGAGTATTCCATCTCTTCAAAGTTTGGCTGCTGATGGTTCTTTGAGAGCTAGAAGAAAAGCTGATGCATTGCTTAGGTTGCTTAATAG AGATTGTATGGAGCTGGAGGTCGTAGGATTATTGTGGCAGGTCTTCCTCCAATTGGTTGTGTTCCAATACTAG